In the genome of Cynocephalus volans isolate mCynVol1 chromosome 10, mCynVol1.pri, whole genome shotgun sequence, the window CAAGAGAACTTTCCCATGAAAAGACGCTCAGGCATCTGGGGGTTTCCCATAgacctgctgtgtgactttgggcccatcccttcccctctctgggcctcagtttcttcatctgtctgtCCTGGGATTCATTCAAAGTATGTCCTGGGGATCCTTCAGAGgtggcctccccacccccacctcatttCATTCACAGCACAGAGCAGCTTCTCCTTTTCACTGTCTTAGATTGGGTTTCTAGTTAagatcttgttttttgtttgtttgttttttaaaaaaggtttcaCCTCCCAGAAAAAACTATACATGTGTAGACCCTTTGATGGAATGGCTTCCAAAGATGCCTGTGACGCAGGACTTCACTCCCCCTCTCTCTGGGCCTGATGAAATTCAGGATCTTTGTCCATGACTACACTTTTCCCTGTGCTTGCAGATCTTCCCAGAACCAAGGGGGTGATAGGCCCAAGGTTCTTAttaaaaaggagagggaagacaCAGTGAAAGGTGTGGTCTCAAGAGAGGGGACTTTTGGTGCTGACCCCAGGGCTTCCCCTTGCTCCCCAAATTTGACCTTGACCAAGTCCAGCACTCCTCCTCTCTCCCGTTTCCCTCAGCCCTCTGCAGCTGTGGTTCCCAGTCCCTGCTGCCATCCCCGGGATCTTATTTGTCCAACTATTCTTTGgtggaaactgaagcccaggctGGAGAGAAGGGCTGAGAGCAGAGATTTTCCCCCTCCAGGCATCAGGACCTTGGACAGGTCTCATAACTGctcttgtgcctcagtttgtCAAATACGGAGAATTACTACTTTTCTCATAGGGttcctgaaaattttaataaaatacccACAAAAGTGCTTAGGACAGGGTTTGCTATTTAGTAGGGCTCAATAAAGTTTAGCTGTTATTATCACCATTGCCATCATTGTTGTCAGGAATGGGGTGCTCTGGGTTAGTGGTGGGAGACCGGCCCCAGCCCTGGCTCCATCTTGCTGTGCATCCCTAAGGGGGGGTGACCCAGCCTCTCTGAGTTCCTTCTCCCTGTCTGTGAAATATAGGGTTTGCCTACTCCAGCGTTTCCTGAAGCATGATACAGTACTTGTGCCAGTTTTACATGATTTCCGGAAGAAAGTTATAAAATCtgagttgtgtttttattttaacatctatTAGGGAAATACGTATACTTGGCACCTCAAATCTGTGTTCTCAGACATCTGTTGCTTGGGATGGGGCTCAAGTAGCATCATCGGGGTGTCCACCCTCTGTAGTCCACAGGAATTATGGAGAGGGGCGTGGGGAGGAGAGGGTAGGACTGTCCGTGACTCCCTCACCGTTGCCCTCTCTCCCCACAGGAGCCAAGAAGTCAGCTTTGGACTGGGCTGTGAGGTGGGGCACTTCATCCCAACCCCTCAGACCCCATCAGAACCAAACCAGAgttcctcccctgcccccttccaACGCCCCCTTCCATTGATAACACTTTCTGATCTAGCCTTACTCACCTCCTTCCTGTTTCCTGAAAACCCTTCACACAGTCCCCAGGCTTAGCCCTTCCTCTTTGTCCACCCACCCCAGGACACCTCCTTGTCCTTATCTTCTCATTGATGACCTTACTTATTTCCTTATCTCCTGCTGCGTCCTAAGAAATGCCAGCACTCCCATTCCCATTGCCTGGTCTTTCCAACACTTTCTAACTGTAGTCTGTCCTATCTCAACATTGTCCTGTATATTTCCTGTGTCTTCTAGAATATTCCATCCCACCACTACTTAAGTATGATCACACTTACTTCCTAGCTCTTCTACAAACATCACCTTCTCAACACTGCCCACAGATACCCTCATTTCCTCTATAAACACTCCCTTCTGCCAATTTTTTGTGTTACCCCCATAATCCCTTATTTACACCCAGATTAAGTCTACAAACACTCCCTTGACAAACCTCTTTATTAATCCCATCATCCCCCAAACCTCCCTCCTGACATAACTCTGTCTCTCCTCCCACTTTTCCCCCTCAACTTTTCTACCCTTCCCTGCCCAGCCTGCCCCACGATTCACAGTCAACTTCATCTCTTCCCCGTGGACTGTCTCCCACCATGTTTCCCTGAGCCTCCAAGGAGGGGGCTCAGGGGGCCCCATGGCCTCCCAGCCCCTGTGGGCCCATAGCCCCTGTGGGCCAGGGGAAGTGCCTCGAAAGCCCCAGTGCCAACGATGGGCAACCGCACGTGGGAGGGCTGCCATGTGGACTCACGCGTGGACCATCTCTTCCCACCATCCCTCTACATCTTTGTCATCGGCATGGGGCTGCCAACCAACTGTCTGGCCCTGTGGGCAGCCTACCGCCAGGTGCGGCAGCACAATGAGCTGGGTGTCTACCTGATGAACCTCAGCATCGCTGATCTGATCTACATCTGCACGCTGCCACTGTGGGTCGACTACTTTCTGCACCACGACAACTGGATCCACGGCCCTGGCTCCTGCAAGCTCTTCGGGTTCATCTTCTATACCAACATCTACATCAGCATTGCCTTCCTGTGCTGCATCTCTGTGGACCGCTACCTGGCTGTGGCCCACCCACTGCGGTTTGCCCGCTTGCGTCGTGTCAAGACAGCCGTGGCTGTGAGCTCCGTGGTCTGGGCCACAGAGCTGGGTGCCAACTCAGCACCCCTGTTCCATGATGAGCTCTTCCGAGACCGCTACAACCACACCTTCTGCTTTGAGAAGTTCCCCATGGAAGGTTGGGTGGCCTGGATGAACCTCTACCGGGTCTTTGTGGGCTTCCTCTTCCCATGGGCTCTCATGCTGCTGTCATACCGAGGCATCCTGCGGGCTGTGAGGGGCAGCGTGTCCACTGAGCGCCAGGAGAAAGCCAAGATCAAGCGGCTGGCCCTCAGCCTCATCGCCATTGTGCTGGTCTGCTTCGCACCCTACCACGTGCTCCTGCTCTCGCGCAGTGCCGTCTACCTGGGCCGCCCCTGGGACTGTGGCTTTGAGGAGCGTGTCTTCTCAGCATACCACAGCTCGCTGGCCTTCACCAGCCTCAACTGTGTGGCTGACCCCATCCTCTACTGCCTCGTCAATGAGGGTGCCCGCAGCGACGTGGCCAAGGCCCTGCACAACCTGCTCCGCTTCCTGGCCAGTGACAAGCCCCACGAGATGGCTAATGCCTCACTCACCCTGGAGACCCCACTCACCTCCAAGAGGAACAGCACGACCAAGGCCATGGTGGCTGGCTGGGTGGCAGCTCCACCCCCCCATGGGGACCAGGTGCAGTTGAAGATGCTGCCTCCAGCACAGTAAACCCAACTGGTGCGGAGCCCCCCATCCTCAAAGCTCATCCCACAGTCCTTTCTCTCCTGGTCTGGTGTATGCAAATAAGTCTGTGTTAATAGTTATAAGAatacaagaaaatagaaaaagagtgaGGTTGGTGTGTCACTAGTCAACCATCATTCTCCACCATGACCCTTTAAGAGTTCAGTTTAACTGTTCTAGCCCTGTGCTAGGCCGTGCTAGTGACACAGCAGTGACAAGTGATAGCCCGGGCCCTCCCCTCATGACTCCCAGACCCTGTCACTGTCTGGGGGTcatggagggcttcctggaggagagaaCAAGTAAATTAATCAAACATTTGGTTTCCAGAaggtaaagacaaaaaaaaagaaagttagaatTATTtctaacaaggaaaaaaatctgtgacTCAGGGGAAGGTGGAAGGAGAAATTCACTAAATGTAGAGTCATCACGTTTGCCCTTAGGAAGACCTCAGTTGTACAGGGGAGAGAGCATAAGACAGAGCAATTCTAAGTTTCTAGATAAATAGCATTTGCCAAGTCAGGATTGAGAATGAAGAGGGAAAACATCAGCACTCAAGTGAAGTGCAATCAGGGCAGACTGCCTGGAGGAGGAGTGAGCAGGGCAGGCTTGGGAAGGAGACTCAGGACAAGAGGAAgggtatttattcattcatccaacagaGATTTATGCCTGGTCCTgtgctgggtggggctggggataCAGTGATGATCAAGACAGCCCTGACCCTACCCTCACAGGGCTCATGacaagtatataaatataatgtttGGATTTGCTAAATGTAAAGGGGAAACATAAAGCCAGTTGAGGGGATAGAGAGTGAcctgggggccgaccccgtggctcactcgggagagtgcggcgctgggagcgcagcagcgctccggctgcgggttcggatcctatacagggatggccggtgcgctcactggctgagcgcaggagggttgcgatccccttaccagtcacaaaaaaaaaaaaaaaaaaaaaaaaaaaagagagtgacCTGGAGTCTGATCTAGATGAAGAGGACAGGGGAGGGCTCACTAGATGGTTTTcaagcaaagacctgaaggaggtgaggtGGTCAGCCCTCTGGCTGTCatgggaagagcattccaggcagagggaacagcaagtacaaaggccctaGGTAAGAGAGTTGTCTGAATTTCTAGGGACAGTAGGTATGGCAGTGTGTtcagagcagagggagaggggGGCAAGAGAAATGAGAAGTGAGACTGGAGAGGGGACAGAGGCAGATCGTGCAGGGCCATTAAGTCCTGGTAAGGACTTAGCCTTTTACTCTGAAATAAATGGAAGCCACAAGGGGGCTCTTAGCAGAGGTCGGACTTAAATGTTAATAGGATCCCTCAGGCTGCTCAGTGGGGAATAAATATGGGAGGC includes:
- the GPR4 gene encoding G-protein coupled receptor 4, with amino-acid sequence MGNRTWEGCHVDSRVDHLFPPSLYIFVIGMGLPTNCLALWAAYRQVRQHNELGVYLMNLSIADLIYICTLPLWVDYFLHHDNWIHGPGSCKLFGFIFYTNIYISIAFLCCISVDRYLAVAHPLRFARLRRVKTAVAVSSVVWATELGANSAPLFHDELFRDRYNHTFCFEKFPMEGWVAWMNLYRVFVGFLFPWALMLLSYRGILRAVRGSVSTERQEKAKIKRLALSLIAIVLVCFAPYHVLLLSRSAVYLGRPWDCGFEERVFSAYHSSLAFTSLNCVADPILYCLVNEGARSDVAKALHNLLRFLASDKPHEMANASLTLETPLTSKRNSTTKAMVAGWVAAPPPHGDQVQLKMLPPAQ